From a single Cydia amplana chromosome 10, ilCydAmpl1.1, whole genome shotgun sequence genomic region:
- the LOC134651804 gene encoding ribosome production factor 2 homolog, whose protein sequence is MAVMQRIKKPTTRKGKKVLQSKEPKPTEGPKQCIFLQGRNPSERTKQLLKDIYDLKKPDGAYLRRKNDFVPFEDATLIEKMCYKKEASLFGVGSHNKKRPHNIILGRTFDYGILDMIELGAENFKAMSEFQNMKVLAGLKPCLLFHGPAWELNNELKRLKSLLTDFFHREKVESIRLQGLEHTISFTATDEGNIYMRSYRILLKKSGQRTPRIELEEIGPSIDFKLRRTKLAADDLYKEACRVPREAKTLTKKNISRDAFGSKLGRIHMGKQDINRLQTRKMKGLKKTPEERRKMLIKKKQAKKMANQAQPMEA, encoded by the exons ATGGCTGTTATGCAAAGAATTAA AAAACCGACTACTAGGAAAGGTAAGAAGGTTTTACAATCAAAGGAACCCAAACCCACCGAAGGGCCCAAACAATGTATATTCCTTCAGGGGAGGAATCCCTCGGAGCGGACTAAACAGCTATTAAAAGATATATACGATTTGAAAAAACCCGACGGCGCTTATCTTCGACGCAAGAATGATTTCGTTCCTTTTGAAGACGCTACTCTCATTGAAAA AATGTGCTATAAGAAGGAGGCATCACTGTTTGGTGTGGGATCACACAACAAAAAGCGTCCTCACAACATCATCCTGGGTAGAACATTTGACTATGGAATATTGGACATGATAGAACTTGGTGCCGAGAACTTCAAAGCCATGTCTGAATTTCAAAACATGAAAGTACTGGCGGGGCTTAAGCCATGTCTGCTGTTCCACGGGCCAGCGTGGGAACTCAATAATGAGCTGAAAAGATTGAAGTCTTTGTTGACAGACTTCTTTCATAGAGAGAAG GTTGAGTCCATAAGGCTCCAGGGATTGGAACATACCATCAGTTTCACGGCTACGGATGAAGGCAACATCTACATGCGCTCCTACAGGATACTGCTTAAGAAGAGCGGCCAGCGCACACCTAGGATTGAGCTGGAAGAAATTG GGCCTTCAATAGATTTCAAGCTAAGAAGGACTAAGCTAGCGGCGGATGATTTATACAAGGAAGCATGCCGAGTCCCCAGGGAAGCCAAGACCCtcacaaagaaaaatatttcCAGAGATGCATTTGGCTCCAAATTGGGCCGTATCCACATGGGCAAGCAAGACATCAACCGCCTTCAGACTCGCAAGATGAAGGGCTTGAAGAAGACTCCGGAGGAACGGAGGAAAATGCTTATAAAGAAAAAGCAAGCCAAGAAAATGGCAAACCAAGCCCAACCTATGGAAGCATGA